A stretch of DNA from Cannabis sativa cultivar Pink pepper isolate KNU-18-1 chromosome X, ASM2916894v1, whole genome shotgun sequence:
TATGATAAAACCCCATTGTGAAACCATCCTCTCTTGGACTTTTAGAGGGATCCAATTGAAACAAAGCTTCTCTAAAATATCTTCCCCACAAAAATCCTGAATCAAATGAGCATTCATGTCCTCAAAAATCTTTCTAGGAACTGAGTTAATAATTTTAGCAAAAGCATCATCAGGGGGTCTGTTTGAGGTAAACAAATTGGAGAAGTACTCTTTAAAGATAGTTTCAATTTTACCTTGGCGTGTAACCTTAATACCCACGCTATTCTGAAACTTCAAGATCTTCTTCTTAGCCCGCCCACCCAAAGCACACTTGTGAAAATAGGCAGTATTTTTGTCCCCTAAATTAAGCCAATCATTTTTAGCTCGAGAAGCccaatatttttcttctttctcctGAAGAACATCAAGCTATTTTTCAATCTTACGTAACTTCTCACAACTAACACTATCAAGATTAGCATCTACAATCTCAAATTCTTTGAGGTTTTGATTAATGGCAATGCGGTGATGCTTATGAATTTTTTTGTTCCAATCATTCGGTTTACCTCCCACATCAAGGACATCAAGTTGAACATTACAAATAGAATTTGAATTTTTACATCTCCAATATTTACCTATGATATCCACACAATCTTCTTCATTAGCCCAAGCATTTTAAAAGTGGAAATGGGACCGTTATACATGGTCATTGTTGCCCCATACATTGAAAATACAAGAAAGCACAATGGGTCGATGATCCAAACCTTACAGAGACAAGTGAGAGACATGAGTATTGGGGTACAAATTAAGCCAAGAAGAGTTACACACAAACCTATCCAAACGTTCTTCCACAaagttaatattataatttttttgtatcaTTAATATACTActcttttttattatattttatgtcattttaattatttaattattatatttacttataccattaacttataaaaaattttatttattttttattgttttatctaattaaataataaaaaaaattaatggtaaagttatcttttatgtattttataattaattagtattaaattttacataaaGTTTTCTAATTGTGTATTGGAACACATTAGCAAAAATTGATACAAATTTatcatagaatttttttttcacaaatattGCACAATTTATACATTTCTTAATGGAGATggctttatataaaattattttttttgtagtaaaatatagatatatttactaaattaattatatattaaaaatatttaatttatctaaaCATATTACTTCTCAATTTTGTGAGAGTACTTTaacatttatattaatttttttcttagtgGTTGTATCCTTAACTATTAAAAATAGCTTAATggttttattaatctttttgaCATAATTGTATTGTATAAATTGTAAGAGTTTAAATATTGAAGAGTTTGATATAAATtcattatgtatttttttcataTGTTTGTTAAAGAGTTTATGTTTAGTGTTCTGACTAAGAAAATTATTGTATAGACAAATAACTTGCGTTATACTAACTTGAGCTAATTACATTGATGTTCTGAAAttctaattcgaaatgaagatTCCCATTGTAGGGGTTTTAAGTGCTAATTTTTGATAATATACCTTGTACAGGAAAGTGGCAGAGAAATAAGTATGTTGGAGTCTCCTTATTAGGAAAAAAACTTGCTATAATGGGATTTGGAAAAGTTGGATCAGAAGTAGCTCGGAGAGCAAAAGGGCTGGGAATGAATGTCATGGCACACGATCCCTATGCACCATTAGATCGTGCCCGTGCCATTGGTGTGAAGCTAGTGAGCTTTGAAGAAGCCATTTCGACTGCAGATTTTATATCCCTGCACATGCCTCTCACCCCTACTACCTCTAAGATGTTTAACAATGATTCTTTCTCCAAGATGAAAAAGGGAATTCGAATTATCAATGTTGCTCGTGGTGGTGTCATTGATGAGGCAGCTCTAGTTAGCGCCTTGGACTCTCAGATTGTTGCTCAGGTTCTTACTTATGTTTATAAGAACCACATTCACACTAATCAAATAGTTAATGAAAAACTTGAATACACTAGTTAAATATTCTTTTACTTCTCCTGGCAGGCCGCACTTGATGTATTCATGGAAGAGCCACCACCGAAGGACAGTAAGTTAGTACTGCATGAAAATGTGATTGTGACTCCTCATCTTGGTGCTAGTACTACTGAGGCCCAGGTGTTTGCATTCTCATAAGTAACATCAGACCTCTATATATAACATGAAATATGAATGCATATTTTATCATAAATTTCATTGTGAAATCTTCATATTCAGGAAGGTGTGGCCCTTGAAGTGGCAGAAGCTGTTCTTAGAGCTCTAAATGGAGAGCTTTCTTCTACTGTTGTGAATGCACCTATGCTCTCTGCTGAGGTAGTAATTGATATGCTAAGCATGGTGTGTTTTGTTTATGTACTTGTACTTGTACATGTGTATAGTCGTAAAGATCTTTCTTAGAAGTTTAATAAGTTGGCTTGATTAGTCAGACTTAGTGTGTATACTTTTTCTGTGATCACAGGTTTTATCAGAACTAGAACCATTTGTTGCCTTATCAGAAAAGCTAGGTAGACTGGCAGTTCAATTAGTGGCTGGTGGAAGTGACATGAAATTAGTAAAGCTAACTTATGGCTCAGCTAGAAATCCAAATGATCTGGACACAAGGGTGCTCCGTGCTATGGTGATAAAAGGTCTGATTGAGCCTATTTCTAGTGTTTCCGTAAATCttatcaattataatttcattGCTAAACAGAGAGGATTGATAATAGCAGAAGAGAGAATAATTTTAAATGGTTCACCTGAGAATCCAATAGAGTTTATCCAACTTCAAATTGCCAACGTGGAATCAAATTTTGCCAGTTCTATTTCTGACTCTGGTGAGATCACAGTGGAGGGAAAACTCAAAGATGGGAAACCTCATTTGACCAAGGTAGGATCTTTTGAGGTTGATGTGAGCCTGGAAGGGTGTATCATACTTTGCAAGCAAGTTGACCAACCGGGATTGATTGGAAAAGTTGGAAGCATTTTGGGTCAAGAGAAAGTAAACGTGAATTTTATGACAGTTGGGAGGATTGCTCCCCGAAGACAAGCTGTGATGATCATTGGAGTGGATGAAGATCCAAGTAAAGAAGTACTGAAAAAAATTGGTGAGATATCAGCCATTGAAGAGTTTGTCTTCCTCAAGTTGTAATCATACTTTTTCTATACCTATTGTTCAAATAGAGAGTGTCACCTACCAAatctctttgtttttttttcttttattttctttttggcATATTCATTTTATTGGATTAATTCTTAGTATATAGTGGCTCTAATGTTTATGAAATCTTGTGTTCTAATTAGGGGTGTTAATGTgacaaaaggaaagaaaaaaatgattatatTCCTTAGGTGAATTAGTACACAATACATGCGTCAAATAACTCTTTGAATAAAGGAAACACAATTACTAGACACATGTCCTATCAAGAAAAGATGAAACACCATAAAATTAGGACAAAGCAAAATAACTacaaaacttaaattaattactATTTAACATCTCCCCTCAAACTCATGGGATTGGAAGCACTATGAGTTTGTTTCGTAACTCCTAAAATCGAGATGCCACAAGAGGTTTCGTCAAGAAATCAACAACTTGGTTCTTGGAGGGAATGAAGGATAAAGAGAGAGTGTCACAGTTTACTCGTTCTTGGACGAGGTGATAGTCAATCTCAAATGTTTAGTGCATGCATGAAGAACTAGGTTTGAAGCCAAGTAAATGGTGCTCATGTTGTCGCAATGGAGAGTTGGAGGAGCAAAAAGAGAAAAGCCAAGTTCCCTAAGGAGACAAAGAGACAGGATACTTTAGAGGTTCAGTTTTCCATGGCTCGATATTTAGATTCGGTACTAGAATGAGAGATCACTTTTTGTTTGGAGGAGGACTAAGAGATAAGGTTGACTCCTAAGAAAACATAATATGCATTAGTGCTACGACGATCATCAAGACATGAAGCCCAATTGACATCGGTGAAGCATGGGAGAAGAAGATTGGGATCAGGTTAAAGAAGAGTACCAAGATGAGCAATACCTTTGACGTACCAAAGAATAGATTGGCCGCCTGATGATGAACCGTTGTAAGGGCATGAAGAAATTGACACAGCTTGTTGACAGTTAATGCAATGTCAGGATCAATGAGGGTACAATATTGTAAGGCCCGAACGAGACTGCAGTATTCAGTAGCATTTTCAAGAGGATCTCCATCATAAAGCGATAGTGGGGTGAGAGATATTGGGGTGTTGATAGGTTTCGAGTCCAAAAGTGCAGTCTTGGTGGGAAAATCACGGATATATTTTGTTTGAGAAAGATGGAGACCCAAAGAGGACCAATGAACTTAGTGTTGGgctttataccctaaataaaactctatttcaatataatccctatcatttaaatatcaataaagagacagaagtattttcataacttatttaatgtgtcatttggttcatgttatcatttatatgtttatttgatttataaattcatcctaaacccttatcacattaatattcttgtttattgtgtcgtcagcacagtagaaagtaattaagattgtgtgattaaatttatattcttagatttatcaatacacagggtttaactgatatgataatctacaacatagtttacttgcaccttggataagttctatgtcctttccagggcattggttaaagtaaagcttgggttggatgcatggagtatgcattggaagggaccgatattgaacttggtttagatatgataaatttaccgtaatatatattcaattcaatatcacctagttgatcctagatcaaatgatcttaatcctgacatggttaggttcgatctcaatagtattatacatgttctttgatttgttagttaagcctattttttggtcacggtgatacgtacattttgggaacatggtagtgcaattgagtgggagtgctagtcataaatatggaatatatagcttctatctagacatagaagtaaaatgatgatttccttcgagcttggctaaacagagatgaATGGttaagtactcatttcagtgattatgttagttcactgaaatatcatttataggtggctaagtgttttaaggataaaatacattgaagggtgcaacggtaaattaatccctatacaatgtagatcatctatagaggatcattgattattgagattataataatggataattaatagcgtatctatatcgtggaacatatagagcattctatataactgagagtgcaattccaagttctatggtggatgcaacgaggaattaataagttagtgaatttatttggtaaattctagatgtgcttattggaagctcagatatatagacccatggtccccatactagttgagacaatactacttgtaagactcaattaattgattttaattaatcaattataattctaaaattagactatctctagtttatgaattttcactaagcaagggcttatgtaacaccctaactagcataggcgtattacgtgatttttaaagatactgtgcagctcgttgctaatcaatgaggtttatggaaaacgtgattaattaaaatttttgctttttaattaaacttgtaaaatatttatacaaaatactcgggatcccgattacaaaaccatttgcaaaagtttactgtctataaaaaatacttgtcgcctagcgactaattacaaaaatagtcttgctgtcccgatgatcgtacgctccaggcctaacccccccgacatgtacaatcttcaccggctcactcacggtccatcagccctagccttgcccttacctacacataaacatagcactgtgagtcgacagactcagtaagaaaagcataataatactcatacataaatcccggtcatgatcagacgcccatgcACGACCATAACCACTAgcgtcgtgtccaacacgatgcggagtctgaacgttcatagggacggtactattgacaagtaacggCTTCCTATGCTCGGTCGGgcgggtcatactccattcttggtcatactcagCCTGCCGATGTGTTACGGTATCGGCTATGCTCGGTCGGGCGGGTCATACTCCCGAGTGCTAGTCATACTCTGGCAcatgccgatgtgatacgtcaaatagtacggaaccaccaacctaagtatcggcCTATACTCGCACAGCGGTCATACTACGAGTGCTAGTCATGCTACGCACattgccgatgtgatacagtgtcagcctatactaaATCATACtcgtcatactccagctgctagtcatactctagcctataccgatgtgacacaatcggatggttcgaagccaacatacatatctaatgtaatctaacaggcttcctaacatgcacgctaaacatgtaatctatatatgcatactgttatactaatcttacctcaattccgaattcaggtgtgccggtgaaactgactggaactatctgcacggcggattacaggctcctaaaccataaaaatcacaacactataagtgatacgctaaatcacttcccggggacttaaactaggaactaaaagtttccctatcgataaaaagcatggcaataccccaaataacataaaaacgaggaaaactggGTTTACGAAAATCACCCAAACCAATGAGACCGATTGTCAACGCAAGATTAGGTTagggaattttcaaaacccatccggaattagGTTCTAAAcgagaatttcaaaaattcataactcaaccaaatcaaatccaaatcacacaaaaccttccagacctgttctatatatcccctagaacatttctaaagcaacaaaaccgagcttcacacacagaaactcattccaccattaaaggtcaaagattgagttctagactcaaaacttgactaaacaaCATAACAAGCATCAAACCTAGATTAAAACTACCTAAACATGCATACTAGAGCTGCAGAAAACCAAAACAAACTCATGCAATAATCACAGCCACCAAAATCtcaatttcactttgaaaaaccatagcttttgcatagaaaatcaaTAACTCtaaacaacctaactatcaagcaccacaagtagcttaattaacctcaaataaacatgcttaaatctcagaaataacattaagaatccagcagcaagaacaacttaaaactaagcatgcaacctaccatttctcttcaaaaattcaagaaaa
This window harbors:
- the LOC115711146 gene encoding D-3-phosphoglycerate dehydrogenase 3, chloroplastic, whose amino-acid sequence is MAATSWPSLTFTGCLNKHAPPSVSSRIKNLPLRPAKSNSLIIKAFFHARPTILVTEKLGEPGLQLLKRFANVDCSYNLSPEELCTKISLCDALIVRSGTTVSREVFESSGGRLKVVGRAGVGIDNVDLSAATEHGCLVVNAPNSNTIAAAEHGMALLMAMARNIPQANASIKQGKWQRNKYVGVSLLGKKLAIMGFGKVGSEVARRAKGLGMNVMAHDPYAPLDRARAIGVKLVSFEEAISTADFISLHMPLTPTTSKMFNNDSFSKMKKGIRIINVARGGVIDEAALVSALDSQIVAQAALDVFMEEPPPKDSKLVLHENVIVTPHLGASTTEAQEGVALEVAEAVLRALNGELSSTVVNAPMLSAEVLSELEPFVALSEKLGRLAVQLVAGGSDMKLVKLTYGSARNPNDLDTRVLRAMVIKGLIEPISSVSVNLINYNFIAKQRGLIIAEERIILNGSPENPIEFIQLQIANVESNFASSISDSGEITVEGKLKDGKPHLTKVGSFEVDVSLEGCIILCKQVDQPGLIGKVGSILGQEKVNVNFMTVGRIAPRRQAVMIIGVDEDPSKEVLKKIGEISAIEEFVFLKL